Proteins from one Candidatus Dormiibacterota bacterium genomic window:
- a CDS encoding sensor domain-containing protein has translation MTEAALSLLRDRQTYLRIVYLLLAFPLALTYFVLIVTGISVGLGLAVIGVGLAILAVTMLGWLLAAQFERELAIRLLGAKIRPLSVPEPKPLALWPRLLKTLREPVTWKSLAYLLIEFPFSVIAFALTVALLSASLAMAAVPVGYLVSLADPTMARNVSINIGVSTLTPDGHPFGAFFLATLLIGAVGILLLVASIAGLNGIGWLWARFAEMMLGVDESRLQLAAAQAEADSQRGRAERADQSRREMIVNASHELRTPVASISAHVESLLKPDRQMDAETRQYLTVVGNETERLSSLVDDLLILARADADELHLDVRPTDVTEVVDRVCAALAPLARRERNLSLAHASASELPRALADPDRLAQVLGNLVRNAVNNTPDGGLISVDTQLDGDRVMISVADTGIGIDAKDLLRVFDRFYRTDESRARDSGGSGLGLAIVRDLITAMGATISADSTPGHGSVFRIRLQPEGT, from the coding sequence ATGACCGAGGCCGCGCTCAGCCTGCTGCGCGATCGCCAGACGTATCTCCGGATCGTCTACCTGCTGCTGGCCTTTCCGCTGGCGCTGACCTATTTCGTGCTGATCGTGACCGGAATCTCCGTCGGGCTGGGCCTCGCGGTGATCGGGGTCGGCCTCGCCATCCTGGCGGTGACGATGCTCGGTTGGCTGCTGGCCGCGCAGTTCGAGCGCGAACTGGCAATTCGTCTGCTGGGAGCCAAGATTCGGCCGCTATCGGTCCCCGAGCCCAAGCCGCTGGCACTTTGGCCCCGCCTGCTGAAAACTCTGCGAGAGCCGGTGACCTGGAAGAGCCTCGCCTATCTGCTGATCGAGTTCCCCTTCAGCGTGATCGCCTTTGCCCTCACGGTCGCCCTCCTGTCGGCGTCCCTGGCGATGGCCGCCGTGCCGGTAGGCTATCTCGTCTCGCTCGCCGACCCAACGATGGCGCGCAACGTCAGCATCAACATCGGCGTCAGTACGCTCACCCCGGACGGCCATCCCTTCGGCGCCTTTTTCCTCGCCACCCTTCTGATCGGAGCGGTTGGGATCTTGCTGCTCGTCGCCTCGATCGCGGGCCTCAACGGGATCGGTTGGCTCTGGGCACGCTTCGCGGAAATGATGTTGGGCGTCGACGAGAGCCGCCTGCAATTGGCCGCCGCCCAAGCCGAGGCCGATTCCCAGCGTGGTCGGGCCGAGCGGGCCGATCAGAGCCGCCGCGAAATGATCGTCAACGCATCGCACGAGCTGCGTACCCCGGTGGCGAGCATCAGCGCGCATGTCGAGTCGTTGCTCAAGCCGGACCGGCAGATGGACGCGGAAACGCGTCAGTATTTGACGGTGGTCGGCAACGAGACGGAGCGCCTCAGTTCCTTGGTCGACGACCTCCTCATCCTGGCACGCGCCGACGCCGACGAGCTGCACCTCGATGTACGGCCCACCGACGTAACGGAGGTGGTCGATCGCGTCTGTGCCGCTCTGGCGCCGCTGGCCCGGCGCGAACGCAACCTCAGCCTTGCCCACGCGAGCGCGTCGGAGCTGCCGCGCGCCCTGGCCGATCCGGACCGTCTCGCCCAGGTCCTGGGAAACCTGGTGAGGAACGCGGTCAACAACACGCCCGACGGCGGCCTGATCTCCGTCGATACGCAACTCGACGGTGACCGCGTCATGATCTCCGTTGCGGACACGGGCATCGGCATCGACGCCAAGGACCTACTACGTGTGTTCGATCGCTTCTACCGTACGGACGAATCCCGCGCACGCGATTCGGGAGGTTCCGGGCTGGGGCTGGCCATCGTCCGCGACCTGATTACCGCAATGGGTGCGACGATCAGTGCCGACAGCACCCCGGGGCACGGCAGCGTGTTTCGGATCCGGCTGCAACCTGAGGGCACCTGA
- the cysS gene encoding cysteine--tRNA ligase: MTPLRLHNTMSGQVEEFVSIEPGHVRMYTCGPTVHDYSHIGNFRTFLFEDLLRRVFLQQGYRVTQVMNLTDVEDRIIKKSAERGQTIDDFTEQYIEAFFEDLDTLRIRRAEHYPRATQHIFEMVSLIERLTENGHTYVADGSTYFRISTFPRYGALAHLDVSGLKAGARVDVDEYGKDDPRDFALWKARKPGEQSWETPLGAGRPGWHIECSAMSMQYLGESLDIHAGGIDLIFPHHEDEIAQSEGATGKPFVRYWLHAQHLQDSTGEKMSKRLKNFSTVRDLLAEGYAPRAIRYALLTGAHYRSPLAFSPELLKAADSSVKRLDEFAVRLGSVAEAEPTGEIRSRWDEALIDDLNLPAAVGHLFEFIKAFNPRLESGKATSEERAGAMALLRHANGILDVIDFPEAVDADVDKLIAERRIARERRDFARSDEIRKQLLAMGIQLDDTKDGTRWKRIR, from the coding sequence ATGACGCCGCTGCGCCTGCACAACACGATGAGCGGCCAGGTGGAAGAGTTCGTCTCGATCGAGCCAGGCCACGTCCGGATGTATACCTGCGGCCCGACTGTCCACGACTACTCACACATCGGCAACTTCCGCACCTTTCTCTTCGAGGACCTGCTGCGCCGCGTGTTCCTGCAACAGGGGTACCGGGTCACCCAGGTGATGAACCTGACCGATGTCGAGGACCGCATCATCAAGAAGTCCGCGGAGCGCGGCCAGACGATCGACGATTTCACTGAGCAGTACATCGAGGCCTTTTTCGAGGACCTCGACACGCTGCGGATCCGGCGGGCCGAGCACTACCCGCGCGCGACGCAGCACATTTTCGAGATGGTGTCGCTGATCGAACGCCTCACCGAGAACGGCCACACGTATGTCGCCGACGGGTCGACGTACTTTCGGATTTCGACCTTTCCTCGCTACGGCGCCCTGGCCCACCTCGATGTCAGTGGCCTCAAGGCGGGTGCGCGGGTCGATGTCGATGAATACGGCAAGGACGATCCCAGGGACTTCGCCCTCTGGAAGGCGCGCAAGCCCGGGGAGCAATCCTGGGAAACGCCGCTGGGCGCGGGACGGCCCGGCTGGCACATCGAATGCTCCGCGATGAGCATGCAGTACCTGGGGGAGTCGCTCGACATTCACGCCGGCGGGATCGACCTGATCTTTCCCCACCACGAGGACGAGATCGCGCAGAGCGAGGGCGCCACCGGAAAGCCGTTTGTACGCTACTGGCTGCACGCGCAACACCTGCAGGACTCGACCGGCGAAAAGATGTCGAAACGCCTCAAGAACTTTTCCACGGTTCGCGATCTGCTAGCCGAGGGATATGCGCCACGCGCCATCCGATATGCACTACTGACGGGAGCCCACTATCGGAGCCCGCTGGCCTTTTCGCCCGAGCTGCTCAAGGCGGCGGACAGTTCAGTCAAGCGCCTGGATGAGTTCGCCGTGCGGCTTGGGAGCGTGGCGGAGGCGGAACCGACTGGCGAGATTCGAAGCCGCTGGGATGAGGCTCTCATCGACGACCTCAATCTGCCGGCGGCCGTCGGCCATCTCTTCGAATTCATCAAGGCCTTCAACCCACGGCTCGAGTCGGGAAAGGCGACGTCGGAGGAGCGCGCCGGCGCGATGGCGCTACTCCGCCATGCGAACGGCATCCTCGATGTCATCGACTTCCCCGAGGCCGTCGATGCTGACGTCGACAAGCTAATCGCCGAGCGGCGGATAGCCAGGGAGCGGCGCGACTTTGCCCGCTCGGACGAGATCCGCAAACAGCTGCTTGCGATGGGAATCCAGCTGGACGACACCAAGGACGGCACCCGCTGGAAACGGATCCGGTAG
- a CDS encoding APC family permease yields the protein MQPPADGHLPAEGISGSELRRDVSVWGSYMWGYAAVGADIYTALGIITLAALGLAPLAFLAAGLVFALVGLCYAELASAYPLAGGGQYFTLRGLGDLAGLVAGAALVLDYTIDISLFTVVAFGYFNYFLPWVTLGRHTTDFTVTIGPINLAWLWLVESIAGIALLIWLNVRGIKVSTNFNEVIGTIAIIAQSIIVLAGFVLVWRPEIVSHEFLFDRPSLSQFAFGSSLAIIAFVGLETISQVAQETRRPATIIPRTSIGLVISVLLFAMAFSVLAIGLVKPTDFYGHEGDPVSLIAAHIPIIGVVAAPLTALIGFLIVFISANSGMVSSSRLSYSMSQFDLLPHWFAQVNKRFATPARAVMVFGVVALLQTVFAFFTPGPSGKNAAIDVLADLYAFGATTGYLLVFISLFVLRLKDPFTPRPYKMPLNIRITYRGNPVWFPVLGVLGFLGVLFFLVMVLLTHHYARIIGPLWVLAAVVLFILYRRKRGLPMFKTLPRDWETATKRVLLEAEEFKSLEEYEAALNEHRARTGGTNLPGARP from the coding sequence ATGCAGCCACCAGCAGACGGGCACCTCCCAGCGGAAGGAATCTCCGGGAGCGAGCTCCGGCGCGACGTTTCCGTGTGGGGCTCGTACATGTGGGGCTATGCGGCCGTTGGCGCAGATATCTACACCGCGTTGGGGATCATCACCCTGGCCGCCCTCGGCCTGGCGCCGCTGGCTTTCCTGGCGGCAGGCCTTGTCTTCGCCCTGGTCGGCCTGTGTTACGCGGAGCTGGCGTCTGCCTATCCGCTGGCGGGCGGCGGCCAGTACTTCACGCTGCGCGGGCTCGGGGACCTCGCAGGATTGGTGGCCGGCGCTGCCCTGGTGCTCGATTACACGATCGACATCTCACTGTTCACGGTGGTCGCTTTTGGGTATTTCAACTACTTCCTGCCGTGGGTCACGCTCGGGCGTCACACCACTGATTTCACCGTGACCATCGGGCCGATCAATCTCGCCTGGTTATGGTTGGTCGAATCGATAGCGGGGATCGCGCTCTTGATCTGGCTCAACGTCCGCGGCATAAAGGTGTCGACGAACTTCAACGAGGTCATCGGGACGATCGCGATCATTGCCCAGAGCATCATCGTCCTCGCCGGCTTCGTGTTGGTCTGGCGGCCGGAGATCGTGTCCCACGAGTTTCTCTTCGATCGTCCGTCGCTGAGCCAATTCGCCTTCGGCTCGTCACTGGCCATCATCGCCTTCGTCGGGCTGGAGACAATCTCCCAAGTTGCCCAGGAAACGCGCCGACCGGCGACGATCATCCCGCGCACCTCGATCGGCCTCGTCATCTCGGTCCTGCTGTTCGCCATGGCGTTCTCGGTCCTCGCCATCGGGCTCGTCAAGCCGACGGATTTCTACGGCCACGAGGGCGATCCGGTGTCGCTTATCGCCGCCCACATCCCAATCATCGGTGTGGTCGCGGCCCCATTGACCGCCCTCATCGGTTTCCTCATCGTGTTCATCTCGGCCAACTCGGGCATGGTCAGCTCGTCGCGCCTGAGCTACTCGATGAGCCAATTCGATCTGCTGCCGCATTGGTTTGCCCAGGTCAACAAGCGATTCGCCACCCCGGCCCGAGCCGTGATGGTATTCGGCGTGGTCGCGCTCTTGCAGACGGTCTTCGCCTTTTTCACACCGGGACCGTCAGGTAAGAACGCCGCCATCGATGTCCTGGCCGATCTTTACGCCTTCGGCGCCACCACCGGCTACTTGCTGGTGTTCATCTCCCTATTTGTGCTGCGCCTCAAGGATCCGTTCACCCCGCGACCGTACAAGATGCCACTCAACATCCGGATCACCTATCGCGGGAACCCGGTCTGGTTTCCCGTCCTCGGTGTGCTCGGCTTCCTCGGCGTCCTCTTCTTCCTCGTCATGGTGCTCCTGACCCACCACTACGCGCGCATCATCGGCCCGCTGTGGGTGCTGGCCGCCGTCGTGCTGTTCATCCTCTACCGACGGAAGCGCGGCCTGCCGATGTTCAAGACGCTCCCGCGTGACTGGGAAACGGCCACCAAGCGGGTGCTGCTCGAGGCCGAAGAGTTCAAGTCCCTCGAGGAATATGAAGCCGCCCTCAACGAGCATCGGGCGCGAACCGGCGGTACGAACCTGCCTGGGGCGCGCCCGTGA
- the ispD gene encoding 2-C-methyl-D-erythritol 4-phosphate cytidylyltransferase — MQVQAIIPAAGAGLHQGESSARVLMPVGGRSLIRRTLEAFDRCPEITGITLLISQRNLLEVTRELESDGWRKAIDIRLGGERRQDSVRIGLLSLKQDPPDFVIVHDGARPLVSDELIHAGLEAARQHGAATAAIPVHHTYKHVDSAGFVHGTVERSDLVQVQTPQVFRYDWLLEAHEKAVRERIVVEDDAELIEKLGKLVKVFSGSSRNLKVTTREDALMVEALLATDPLCV, encoded by the coding sequence GTGCAGGTACAGGCCATCATCCCGGCAGCTGGGGCCGGGCTTCACCAGGGGGAGTCCAGTGCAAGGGTGCTGATGCCGGTTGGAGGCCGGTCCTTGATTCGCCGCACGCTCGAAGCGTTCGACCGATGCCCGGAGATCACCGGCATCACGCTCTTGATCTCACAGCGCAACCTGCTCGAGGTGACGCGCGAACTCGAGAGCGACGGCTGGCGCAAGGCAATCGACATCCGCCTTGGCGGTGAGCGCCGGCAGGACTCAGTTCGCATCGGCCTGTTGAGCCTGAAGCAGGATCCCCCGGATTTCGTGATCGTCCACGATGGCGCCCGTCCCCTGGTCAGCGATGAGCTGATCCACGCCGGTCTCGAGGCCGCCCGGCAGCATGGGGCGGCAACCGCGGCCATCCCCGTCCATCACACTTACAAGCACGTCGACAGCGCCGGCTTCGTCCATGGGACCGTTGAGCGCTCCGACCTGGTGCAGGTCCAGACGCCACAGGTCTTCCGCTACGACTGGCTCCTGGAGGCGCACGAGAAGGCGGTGCGCGAGCGGATCGTCGTCGAGGACGACGCGGAATTGATCGAGAAGCTGGGTAAGCTCGTCAAGGTTTTCTCGGGCTCGTCTCGTAACCTCAAGGTCACGACCCGGGAGGATGCGCTGATGGTGGAGGCGCTGCTGGCCACCGACCCCTTGTGCGTGTAG
- the ispF gene encoding 2-C-methyl-D-erythritol 2,4-cyclodiphosphate synthase, with amino-acid sequence MRVGTGFDLHRLVVGRKLVLGGVELPWDMGLTGHSDADVICHALIDALCGAAGIGDIGTLFPDDDPKYKDARSLDLLREVADHCRRAKWQVENVDVTLLAQVPRLTPYREAIRNNLAGVLGIDPAAVGLKATTTDHVGPIGKGEALAAQAVALLREIP; translated from the coding sequence GTGCGTGTAGGGACCGGCTTCGACCTGCACCGGCTGGTGGTGGGTCGCAAGTTGGTGCTTGGCGGTGTCGAGCTTCCGTGGGATATGGGATTGACCGGCCACAGCGACGCCGATGTCATCTGCCACGCGCTGATCGATGCCCTCTGCGGGGCCGCAGGCATCGGAGATATTGGCACCCTCTTTCCCGACGACGACCCGAAATACAAGGATGCGCGCAGCCTGGACTTGCTGCGCGAGGTGGCGGATCACTGCCGGCGTGCCAAATGGCAGGTGGAGAACGTCGACGTCACGCTGCTCGCCCAGGTCCCCCGGCTCACGCCATACCGTGAGGCCATCCGGAACAACCTCGCGGGTGTGCTCGGCATCGACCCGGCGGCGGTCGGCCTCAAGGCGACCACGACCGATCACGTCGGGCCCATCGGCAAGGGCGAGGCCCTCGCCGCCCAGGCGGTGGCGCTGCTTCGAGAGATTCCATGA
- the rlmB gene encoding 23S rRNA (guanosine(2251)-2'-O)-methyltransferase RlmB, which yields MPRPPDIIYGRNPVLEAFRAGRPVKRLLLADGLREEPRLKELRQLAAGRHVTIEPADRRKLDDIAHSEAHQGVVAYVGPRKYWELEPMAREALAERPDAVLLMLDSLQDPQNLGTISRTAEATGVGGIVTSHNRSPEVTPSVVKASAGAAEHLRYARVANLAQATETLKALGFWIVGLSGDAPTLYTEFDYRRPLVLVIGAEGEGLHDLLRKKADALVRLPMLGKVSSLNAAVAGSILLYEVLRQRGR from the coding sequence ATGCCTCGGCCGCCTGACATCATTTACGGCCGCAATCCGGTGCTCGAGGCATTCCGCGCCGGGCGGCCGGTAAAGCGGCTGCTGCTGGCCGACGGCCTTCGGGAGGAACCGAGGCTGAAGGAGCTACGGCAACTTGCCGCGGGCCGCCACGTGACGATCGAGCCCGCCGACCGCCGAAAGTTGGACGACATCGCGCACTCGGAGGCCCACCAGGGCGTGGTCGCCTATGTCGGTCCGCGAAAGTACTGGGAGCTCGAACCGATGGCTCGCGAAGCGCTGGCCGAACGCCCCGACGCGGTGCTGCTGATGCTCGACAGCCTGCAGGATCCGCAGAACCTGGGCACGATCAGCCGCACGGCGGAGGCGACCGGCGTGGGCGGGATCGTGACCTCGCACAACCGGTCCCCGGAAGTGACGCCATCGGTAGTGAAGGCATCAGCCGGGGCCGCCGAGCACCTGCGCTATGCCCGCGTCGCGAACCTTGCGCAGGCGACCGAGACCCTCAAAGCTCTCGGCTTCTGGATCGTTGGCCTCAGCGGCGACGCGCCCACGCTCTACACGGAGTTCGACTACCGGCGCCCACTGGTGCTCGTGATCGGCGCCGAAGGGGAGGGGCTGCATGATTTGCTGCGCAAAAAGGCCGATGCCCTCGTCCGCCTACCAATGCTCGGCAAAGTCAGCTCGCTCAACGCCGCGGTCGCCGGCTCGATCCTGCTGTACGAGGTGCTTCGCCAGCGAGGCCGATAA